In a single window of the Armatimonadota bacterium genome:
- a CDS encoding ethylbenzene dehydrogenase-related protein, whose amino-acid sequence MRQIAGAVVAGVLLVVLDLVTAAGQPQPPPIDVLFTAAKVPLDVDRAAAVFTRAPARTIPMMPQTIIRPHGGGTVKEVRLRALHDGRTLFLELSWADATANTADRRQREFTDAVALQFPVQPGTLPNPFMGDARHPVNIWQWKASWQEDLARAADLRRSYPAMAVDYYYDVHLAKTERARQGFNAGAAAGNLRSATARTSAAEDLVAWGFGTLTTQPRQDVAAVGRWKAGRWTVIMVRSLRTPDEADAQFQPGETTHLNVAVWDGGNEDRNGQKNITLMWWPLRLTPLRR is encoded by the coding sequence ATGCGGCAGATCGCGGGGGCCGTGGTTGCGGGTGTCCTCCTGGTCGTGTTGGACCTGGTCACCGCCGCCGGCCAGCCTCAGCCGCCGCCCATCGACGTCCTGTTCACCGCGGCGAAGGTGCCCCTCGATGTGGACCGCGCCGCCGCGGTCTTCACCCGGGCCCCGGCCCGCACGATCCCGATGATGCCGCAGACCATCATCCGCCCTCACGGGGGCGGGACGGTGAAGGAGGTCCGCCTCCGCGCCCTCCATGACGGCAGGACCCTCTTCCTCGAGCTTTCCTGGGCGGATGCGACGGCGAATACCGCCGACCGGCGCCAGCGCGAGTTCACGGACGCTGTAGCGCTGCAGTTTCCGGTGCAGCCCGGGACGCTGCCCAATCCCTTCATGGGCGATGCCCGGCATCCGGTGAATATCTGGCAGTGGAAGGCGTCCTGGCAGGAGGACCTGGCGCGCGCCGCCGACCTCCGTCGCAGCTATCCCGCGATGGCCGTGGACTACTACTATGACGTCCATCTGGCCAAGACCGAGCGCGCCCGGCAGGGGTTCAACGCGGGTGCCGCCGCCGGCAACCTGCGATCCGCCACGGCGCGCACCAGCGCGGCTGAAGACCTGGTGGCGTGGGGGTTTGGGACGCTTACCACGCAGCCCAGGCAGGACGTCGCGGCCGTCGGCCGGTGGAAGGCCGGCCGGTGGACGGTGATCATGGTCCGGTCCCTGCGGACGCCGGATGAAGCCGATGCGCAGTTCCAGCCCGGGGAGACCACGCACCTCAACGTCGCGGTGTGGGACGGGGGGAACGAGGATCGCAACGGTCAGAAGAACATCACGCTGATGTGGTGGCCCCTGCGATTGACACCGTTGCGCCGGTAG
- the secE gene encoding preprotein translocase subunit SecE, producing the protein MARLTDAKVQRPMARAVPVRRGGLPVVERITRYFREVRIELAKVDWPSRQELTAMSIVVLVVLLAMALYLGLWDLLFTWIFRRLLGR; encoded by the coding sequence GTGGCGCGTCTGACGGACGCCAAAGTCCAGCGGCCGATGGCCCGGGCGGTGCCGGTGCGGCGGGGAGGTCTCCCCGTCGTCGAGCGCATCACCCGGTACTTTCGGGAGGTCCGGATCGAGCTGGCCAAGGTAGATTGGCCCAGCCGGCAGGAGCTGACGGCCATGTCCATCGTCGTCCTGGTGGTCCTGCTGGCCATGGCGTTGTACCTCGGGCTGTGGGATCTCCTCTTTACCTGGATCTTCCGGCGCCTCCTGGGCCGCTGA
- the rplK gene encoding 50S ribosomal protein L11 has protein sequence MAKKIIAVVKLQIPAGKATPAPPVGPALGQHGVNIMEFCKTYNERTASQVGTIVPVEITVYADRTFTFVTKTPPAAVLLRQAAGVEKGSGEPNKTKVGKVTREQIRQIAQQKMKDLNANDLEAAMRMIEGTARSMGLQVV, from the coding sequence ATGGCCAAGAAGATCATCGCCGTCGTCAAGCTGCAGATCCCGGCGGGCAAGGCCACCCCGGCCCCGCCGGTGGGCCCGGCCCTGGGCCAGCACGGCGTGAACATCATGGAGTTCTGCAAGACCTACAACGAGCGGACGGCGTCCCAGGTGGGGACCATCGTGCCCGTGGAGATCACCGTCTACGCCGACCGCACCTTCACCTTTGTGACCAAGACCCCGCCGGCCGCGGTGCTCCTGCGCCAGGCGGCGGGGGTGGAGAAGGGGTCGGGCGAGCCCAACAAGACCAAGGTCGGCAAGGTGACCAGAGAGCAGATCCGGCAGATCGCCCAGCAGAAGATGAAGGATCTCAACGCCAACGACCTCGAGGCGGCGATGCGCATGATCGAGGGGACGGCGCGGTCGATGGGCCTGCAGGTCGTCTGA
- the rplA gene encoding 50S ribosomal protein L1, translating into MRNRGRRYRELMKMVAPGTLYDPREAVRLVKATARAKFDETVEIAIRLGIDPKQADQQVRGTVPLPAGTGRQVRVLVFAKGEKVKEAEAAGADYVGAEEYIEKIQGGWLEFDVAVATPDMMGAVGRLGRILGPRGLMPNPKAGTVTFDLARAVREIKAGKIEYRTEKAGIIHVPIGKASFTEEQLLANFTALVDAVVRSRPAAAKGQYLRSITLSTTMGPGVRVDPSKAEALTKVATA; encoded by the coding sequence ATGCGCAACCGCGGCAGGCGGTACCGTGAGCTGATGAAGATGGTCGCCCCCGGGACGCTGTACGACCCCCGGGAGGCGGTGCGCCTGGTGAAGGCCACGGCCCGGGCCAAGTTCGACGAAACGGTGGAGATCGCCATCCGCCTGGGGATCGATCCCAAGCAGGCCGACCAGCAGGTCCGGGGGACGGTGCCGCTCCCCGCCGGGACCGGCCGTCAGGTGCGGGTGCTGGTCTTCGCCAAGGGCGAGAAGGTCAAGGAGGCGGAGGCGGCCGGGGCGGATTACGTCGGCGCCGAGGAGTACATCGAAAAGATCCAAGGCGGCTGGCTGGAGTTCGATGTGGCCGTGGCCACCCCGGATATGATGGGCGCCGTGGGTCGCCTTGGGCGGATCCTCGGGCCCCGCGGGCTGATGCCGAATCCGAAGGCCGGGACCGTGACCTTCGACCTGGCCAGGGCGGTGCGCGAGATCAAGGCGGGGAAGATCGAGTACCGGACGGAGAAGGCCGGCATCATCCACGTCCCCATCGGCAAGGCCTCCTTCACCGAGGAGCAGTTGCTGGCGAACTTCACCGCCCTGGTCGATGCCGTGGTGCGGTCCCGGCCGGCCGCTGCCAAGGGGCAGTACCTGCGGTCGATCACCCTCTCCACCACCATGGGGCCGGGCGTCCGGGTCGATCCCTCGAAGGCCGAAGCGTTGACGAAGGTCGCCACCGCGTGA
- a CDS encoding 4Fe-4S dicluster domain-containing protein, whose translation MPEVYNWQLGRKMVYRFDERHPRFQFAAVFNINRCIGCQTCTMACKSTWTFSRGQEFMWWNNVETKPYGGYPQFWDIKTLQLLEQASPDGQVWEAKSPDGQKAPYGIFRGKTIFEAAAAGQEVLGYLPDDEEWRAPNLYEDTSTPYPSAPGTFHPTGETLPEHRTWFFHLQRLCNHCTYPACLAACPRNAIYKRPEDGIVLIDQRRCRGYRKCVEACPYKKPMFNAFTRVSEKCIACYPRVEGRDPLFGGSPMEARCMAACVGKIRLQGLIRLAPDGSWAEDRQHPLYYLVRVARVALPLYPQFGTQPNIYYIPPRWVPRAYLRQMFGPGVDHALEQYTAPPRELLAVLQLFRSTQRILFGYRIEEGPKVFETTINGRKWEMFNDTVIGLDRSGKEVVRLSVQEPIYTRPRQHLNSI comes from the coding sequence ATGCCTGAGGTCTACAACTGGCAGCTCGGCCGGAAGATGGTCTATCGATTCGACGAGCGGCATCCCCGCTTTCAGTTCGCCGCGGTCTTCAACATCAACCGCTGCATCGGCTGCCAGACCTGCACCATGGCCTGCAAGAGTACCTGGACCTTCAGCCGGGGCCAGGAGTTCATGTGGTGGAACAACGTGGAGACCAAACCCTACGGCGGCTACCCGCAGTTCTGGGATATCAAGACGCTCCAACTGCTGGAGCAGGCCAGCCCCGACGGTCAGGTCTGGGAGGCAAAGAGTCCCGACGGCCAAAAGGCGCCCTACGGGATCTTCCGGGGCAAGACCATCTTCGAGGCGGCGGCCGCGGGCCAGGAGGTATTGGGCTATCTCCCCGACGATGAGGAGTGGCGGGCGCCCAACCTCTACGAAGACACCTCGACACCTTACCCCAGTGCGCCGGGAACCTTTCATCCGACGGGGGAGACGCTGCCGGAGCATCGGACCTGGTTCTTTCACCTGCAGCGCCTCTGCAATCACTGCACCTATCCGGCCTGCCTGGCCGCCTGCCCCCGCAACGCCATCTACAAGCGGCCGGAAGACGGCATCGTCCTCATCGACCAGCGGCGCTGCCGCGGCTATCGGAAGTGTGTGGAAGCCTGCCCCTACAAGAAGCCGATGTTCAACGCCTTCACGCGGGTGAGCGAGAAGTGCATCGCCTGCTACCCGCGCGTCGAGGGCCGGGACCCCCTGTTCGGCGGCAGTCCCATGGAGGCGCGCTGCATGGCGGCCTGTGTCGGGAAAATCCGTTTGCAGGGGCTAATCCGCCTGGCTCCCGACGGCTCGTGGGCCGAGGACCGTCAGCACCCCCTGTACTACCTGGTCCGGGTGGCTCGGGTGGCCCTACCTCTGTACCCGCAGTTTGGCACGCAGCCCAACATCTACTACATCCCCCCCCGCTGGGTGCCCCGAGCCTACCTGCGCCAGATGTTCGGCCCCGGCGTGGACCATGCGCTCGAGCAGTACACCGCGCCGCCCAGGGAGCTGCTCGCCGTGCTCCAGCTGTTCCGCAGCACCCAGCGCATCCTCTTCGGCTATCGCATCGAGGAAGGGCCGAAGGTGTTCGAGACGACCATCAACGGACGGAAGTGGGAGATGTTCAACGACACGGTGATCGGGCTGGACCGCAGCGGGAAAGAAGTGGTGCGCCTGAGCGTCCAGGAACCGATCTACACCCGGCCCCGCCAGCACCTGAACTCCATCTGA
- a CDS encoding molecular chaperone TorD family protein, with protein MAPPVTEIPDPALALARSTLYRFLSLGWSPPEDGLAALRTAPAVLEAVTAAAERMGGVRAQEQARRVVGVLTASAPAGLQAAYRRLFGHQISRDCPLHETQYGVGHIFQQAQQLADIAGFYLAFGLEVAAGAGERVDHLSLELEFLHVLAFREAHASVHEEAEKVWPFVDARRAFLRDHVARWVPTFTRLVTARDDGLYGELAHLTRAVITADAAALGIIVDGEDESALPVFGEPGEATPPCGADRCPLEPSP; from the coding sequence ATGGCGCCCCCGGTCACCGAGATCCCCGACCCCGCCCTCGCCCTGGCGCGCAGCACGCTGTACCGGTTCCTCTCACTGGGCTGGTCTCCGCCGGAGGACGGGCTGGCCGCTCTGCGGACCGCTCCGGCCGTGCTGGAGGCGGTGACGGCGGCGGCGGAGCGTATGGGCGGGGTCCGGGCGCAGGAGCAGGCGCGGCGCGTCGTTGGGGTGCTGACGGCATCGGCGCCGGCCGGGCTGCAGGCCGCCTACCGGCGACTTTTCGGCCACCAGATTTCCCGCGACTGCCCGCTGCACGAGACGCAGTACGGGGTCGGCCACATCTTCCAGCAGGCGCAACAGCTGGCGGATATCGCCGGGTTCTACCTGGCCTTCGGTCTGGAAGTGGCCGCCGGCGCAGGTGAACGCGTCGACCACCTGAGCCTGGAGCTTGAGTTTCTGCACGTGCTGGCGTTTCGGGAAGCCCATGCCTCGGTCCACGAAGAGGCCGAGAAGGTCTGGCCCTTCGTGGACGCCCGGCGGGCCTTCCTGCGGGACCATGTGGCCAGGTGGGTTCCCACCTTCACCCGCCTCGTCACCGCCAGGGATGACGGCCTCTACGGCGAGCTGGCGCACCTCACCCGGGCGGTGATCACAGCGGATGCCGCTGCGCTGGGCATCATCGTCGACGGAGAGGACGAATCGGCGCTTCCAGTCTTCGGGGAGCCCGGGGAGGCAACGCCGCCGTGCGGGGCCGACCGCTGCCCCCTGGAGCCATCGCCATGA
- a CDS encoding ArsR family transcriptional regulator: protein MKPAAGSSPEREPGSRISRAYPARTEMLRYLTASGPSTLKDLVAATGLSPSALRQHLMLLERDGLISRQVIRGRPGRPPIVYAATPQRPPVPEPPTPETYATLLASLLRGIRTQGPDQMRRTIQAAAERLAAEHPEVAQIPDPEVRIRAALGVLFDALPPAELRRMNGGYEVSLGGCRLADLARDFREICAIARGLLALLVGTEVVQRESVLRGDPRCVFVLAAPERRPSGVPSAATGQEDGQGREGRAAA from the coding sequence TTGAAACCGGCCGCTGGTTCCTCCCCCGAGCGGGAGCCGGGTTCCAGGATCTCTCGCGCCTACCCCGCCCGCACCGAGATGCTCCGCTACCTGACCGCTTCCGGGCCCTCCACCCTGAAGGACCTCGTAGCCGCCACGGGCCTGTCACCGTCTGCCCTGCGTCAGCACCTGATGCTCCTGGAGCGGGACGGTCTCATCTCCAGACAGGTGATCAGGGGCCGGCCCGGTCGCCCCCCCATCGTCTACGCTGCCACGCCGCAGAGGCCGCCGGTCCCTGAGCCGCCGACCCCTGAGACCTACGCGACCCTGCTGGCCTCTCTCCTCAGGGGGATCAGGACGCAGGGGCCGGACCAGATGCGGCGGACCATTCAGGCGGCGGCCGAGCGCCTGGCGGCGGAGCACCCGGAGGTTGCGCAGATTCCGGACCCCGAGGTGCGGATCAGAGCGGCGCTTGGTGTCTTGTTCGACGCCTTGCCGCCGGCCGAACTGCGGCGGATGAATGGAGGGTACGAGGTGAGCCTTGGCGGCTGCCGGCTTGCTGACCTTGCTCGGGATTTCCGCGAGATCTGCGCCATCGCCCGGGGCCTGCTGGCCCTGCTGGTGGGCACGGAGGTGGTGCAGCGGGAGTCCGTCCTGCGGGGCGATCCCCGCTGTGTGTTTGTGCTGGCCGCTCCGGAACGCCGTCCATCCGGGGTTCCCTCTGCAGCAACGGGTCAGGAAGACGGACAGGGCAGAGAAGGGAGGGCGGCGGCGTGA
- the nusG gene encoding transcription termination/antitermination protein NusG yields MVEESLKEELARTIFADIEEEAPRADRTEEAAPTEAPEAEAPTEEAPKDPRLKWYVIHTYSGYENKVRSNLERRRQSMRAQGGDKIAQVLVPTEKEKEIKGGKRREVDRKIYPGYVLVEMIMDDDSWYVVRNTPGVTGFVGSGARPVPLDDAEVRQLLKQLRDETPKYRITFQKGSTVRITSGPFADFTGVVDEVMVEKEKVRVLVSIFGRATPVELNFGDVEKT; encoded by the coding sequence ATGGTGGAAGAGAGCCTGAAAGAGGAACTGGCCCGGACGATCTTCGCCGACATCGAGGAGGAGGCGCCTCGCGCCGACCGGACGGAGGAGGCGGCGCCGACGGAGGCTCCCGAGGCCGAGGCCCCGACGGAGGAGGCGCCGAAAGACCCCCGGCTCAAGTGGTACGTGATCCACACCTACTCGGGGTACGAGAACAAGGTGCGGTCCAATCTGGAGCGGCGCCGGCAGTCCATGCGCGCTCAGGGCGGAGACAAGATCGCGCAGGTCCTGGTGCCCACGGAGAAAGAGAAGGAAATCAAAGGCGGGAAACGGCGCGAAGTCGATCGGAAGATCTACCCCGGCTATGTGCTGGTCGAGATGATCATGGATGACGACTCCTGGTACGTCGTCCGGAACACGCCGGGCGTGACCGGGTTCGTCGGCTCCGGGGCGCGGCCCGTCCCCCTGGACGACGCCGAGGTCCGTCAGCTGCTGAAGCAACTGCGGGATGAGACGCCCAAGTACCGCATCACCTTCCAGAAGGGCTCCACGGTCCGGATCACCAGCGGCCCCTTCGCCGACTTCACGGGCGTCGTGGACGAGGTGATGGTGGAGAAGGAGAAGGTGCGCGTGCTCGTCTCCATCTTCGGGCGGGCCACGCCGGTGGAGCTGAACTTCGGAGACGTGGAGAAGACCTAG
- a CDS encoding molybdopterin-dependent oxidoreductase, which produces MSDGLDGPTAGETELPDALRLTRREFLETAGLSVGGLLLAQALPLRLLRPLATIENPLGFYPARDWEKVYRDQYRYDRTFTFVCSPNDTHHCRLRAYARNGVIMRIEQNYDVHRYRDLYGNRATPHWNPRGCLKGYTFHRRVYGPYRLKYPMVRLGWKQWADAGFPELTPEVKSRYRFDRRGLDTFERISWEQAYTYIAQAFLAVARRYSGEAGARRLLAQGYAPEMVEAMHGAGVRTFKFRGGMGLTGVIGKYGLYRMANAMALLDVHVRRVPSDQALGARIWSNYTWHGDQAPGQPFVHGLQASDVDFNELRHARLHIQVGKNLIENKMPESHFFNELMERGARIVVITPEYGPPAVKADYWMPIRPQTDAALFLGITRLMMDRRWYDAAFVTRFTDFPLLIRTDTLQRLRAAEVFPHYRPGLDPAGPSFTRQNLTPDQYRKLGDFVIFDRKSRQLKPLTRDDVGDRLARAGLEPELRWRGRVKLVDGAEVECLTIWEAYRDHLRDYDLDTVAEITHVPKAMITRLARDIATIKPAAIHIGEGINHWFHATLANRAFYLPLMLTGNIGIPGGGCHTWAGNYKAALFQGSPWTGPGILGWFFEDPFHPAVDPHVSGRDIKVKKYVKDEEPAYWDHGDMPLIVTTPKTGRKVFTGQTHMPTPTKVIWYNNVNLINNAKWAYGVIKNVNPNVELIINQDIEMTASAEYADVILPANSWAEFETYELTASCSNPFLQIWKGGITPLYDTKDDGLIIAEVAAKLADLTKDRRFREYFKFLLERRPEVYIQRLLDSSTSTVGYRVEEILAGAYGEPGAALMLFRTYPRVPFYEQVHDSEPFYTDTGRLNSYCDLPEAIEYGENFIVHREGPEATPYLPNVIVTSNPLVRPEDYGIPQDALHWDQRTVRNVKLPWREVKRTTNPLWAQGYRFYFLTPKTRHRVHSSWSAVDWNLIWDSNFGDPYRLDRRAPGVGEHQMHINPQAARDLGINDGDYVYVDAYAADRPYIGWKPGDPFYRVARCMVRVKYNPAYPYNVLMMKHAPFIATEKSVRAHETRPDGLARSEDTGYQANLRYGGQQSLTRDWLMPMHQTDTLFHKAKATVAFLFGGEADNHAVNTVPKETLVKITKAEDGGIGGKGLWEPARTGFTPGRENEFMKRYLAGALVRVRTR; this is translated from the coding sequence GTGAGCGACGGCCTGGACGGTCCGACGGCTGGGGAGACCGAGCTTCCCGATGCCCTCCGGCTGACCCGCCGGGAGTTTCTCGAGACGGCCGGCCTGAGTGTCGGCGGGCTCCTCCTGGCTCAGGCGCTCCCGCTGCGGCTGCTGAGACCCCTGGCCACGATCGAGAACCCGCTGGGTTTCTATCCGGCCAGGGACTGGGAAAAGGTCTACCGCGACCAGTACCGCTACGACCGCACCTTCACCTTCGTCTGCTCGCCCAACGACACCCACCACTGCCGGCTGCGGGCCTATGCGCGCAACGGCGTGATCATGCGCATCGAGCAGAACTATGACGTCCATCGCTACAGGGACCTGTACGGGAATCGGGCCACCCCCCACTGGAACCCCCGGGGGTGCCTGAAAGGGTACACCTTCCACCGCCGGGTCTATGGACCGTACCGCCTGAAGTACCCCATGGTCCGCCTGGGGTGGAAGCAGTGGGCCGACGCCGGCTTCCCCGAGCTGACGCCCGAGGTGAAGAGCCGGTATCGCTTTGACCGCCGCGGCCTGGATACCTTCGAGCGGATCAGCTGGGAGCAGGCCTACACCTACATCGCGCAGGCCTTCCTCGCCGTCGCCCGACGCTATAGCGGCGAGGCGGGTGCGAGGCGTCTGCTGGCCCAGGGCTATGCACCGGAGATGGTGGAGGCGATGCACGGGGCGGGCGTGCGCACCTTCAAGTTCCGCGGCGGGATGGGGCTGACCGGGGTGATCGGCAAGTACGGCCTCTACCGCATGGCCAACGCCATGGCCCTGCTGGATGTCCACGTGCGCCGGGTGCCCTCCGATCAGGCCCTGGGGGCGCGCATCTGGAGCAACTACACCTGGCACGGCGACCAGGCGCCGGGGCAGCCCTTTGTGCACGGCCTGCAGGCGTCCGACGTGGACTTCAATGAACTGCGGCATGCCCGGCTGCACATTCAGGTCGGCAAGAACCTGATCGAAAACAAGATGCCGGAGAGCCACTTCTTCAATGAGCTCATGGAACGCGGGGCCCGCATCGTCGTCATCACCCCCGAGTACGGTCCGCCCGCGGTGAAGGCCGACTACTGGATGCCGATCCGGCCCCAGACCGATGCGGCGCTGTTCTTGGGCATCACCCGGCTGATGATGGACCGCCGCTGGTACGATGCGGCCTTCGTGACGCGGTTTACCGACTTCCCCCTGCTCATCAGGACCGACACGCTGCAGCGGCTGCGGGCCGCGGAAGTTTTTCCCCACTACAGGCCCGGGCTCGATCCTGCTGGCCCCAGCTTCACCCGCCAGAACCTCACCCCGGACCAGTACCGGAAACTCGGAGATTTCGTGATCTTCGACCGGAAGAGCCGGCAGCTGAAGCCCCTTACCCGGGACGACGTGGGCGACCGTCTCGCCCGGGCCGGACTGGAGCCGGAGCTGCGGTGGCGGGGCAGGGTGAAACTCGTGGACGGCGCCGAAGTGGAGTGCCTCACGATCTGGGAGGCCTATCGCGACCACCTGCGCGACTACGACCTGGACACCGTGGCCGAGATCACCCACGTGCCCAAGGCGATGATTACGCGCCTGGCCCGGGACATCGCCACGATCAAACCGGCGGCCATCCACATCGGCGAAGGGATCAACCACTGGTTCCATGCCACCCTGGCCAACCGCGCCTTCTACCTGCCCCTCATGCTCACCGGGAATATCGGCATCCCCGGCGGTGGCTGCCATACCTGGGCAGGGAACTACAAAGCCGCCCTCTTCCAGGGCTCCCCCTGGACCGGCCCGGGCATCCTGGGGTGGTTTTTTGAAGATCCGTTCCATCCGGCGGTCGACCCTCACGTCTCCGGCCGGGACATTAAGGTGAAGAAGTATGTTAAGGATGAGGAACCGGCGTACTGGGACCACGGCGACATGCCGCTGATCGTGACCACCCCCAAGACCGGTCGCAAGGTCTTTACCGGCCAGACCCACATGCCGACCCCGACCAAGGTCATCTGGTACAACAACGTCAACCTGATCAACAACGCCAAGTGGGCCTACGGCGTGATCAAGAACGTCAACCCCAACGTGGAGCTGATCATCAACCAGGACATCGAAATGACCGCCAGCGCCGAGTACGCGGACGTCATCCTCCCCGCGAACTCCTGGGCTGAGTTCGAGACCTACGAGCTCACGGCGTCCTGCAGCAACCCCTTCCTGCAGATCTGGAAGGGCGGGATCACCCCGCTCTACGACACCAAGGACGACGGGCTGATCATCGCCGAGGTGGCGGCCAAGCTGGCCGACCTCACCAAGGACCGGCGGTTCAGGGAGTACTTCAAGTTCCTGCTGGAGCGGCGGCCCGAGGTCTACATCCAGCGGCTGCTGGACAGCTCCACCTCCACGGTCGGGTACCGGGTGGAGGAGATCCTCGCGGGCGCCTACGGCGAACCCGGCGCGGCCCTGATGCTCTTCCGGACCTATCCGCGCGTGCCGTTCTACGAGCAGGTTCATGACAGCGAGCCCTTCTACACCGACACCGGCCGGTTGAACAGTTACTGCGACCTGCCCGAGGCGATCGAGTACGGTGAGAACTTCATCGTGCACCGGGAAGGCCCGGAGGCCACCCCGTACCTGCCCAACGTCATCGTCACCAGCAACCCGCTGGTGCGGCCCGAGGACTACGGCATCCCGCAGGACGCGCTGCACTGGGACCAGCGCACCGTCCGCAATGTGAAGCTCCCGTGGCGGGAGGTGAAGCGGACGACCAACCCGCTGTGGGCGCAGGGCTACCGGTTCTACTTCCTCACGCCCAAGACCCGTCACCGGGTGCACTCGAGCTGGAGCGCTGTGGACTGGAACCTGATCTGGGACAGCAACTTCGGCGATCCGTACCGGCTGGACCGGCGGGCCCCGGGGGTCGGCGAGCACCAGATGCACATCAACCCCCAAGCGGCCAGGGATCTCGGCATCAACGACGGCGATTACGTGTACGTGGACGCCTACGCCGCCGACCGCCCGTACATCGGATGGAAGCCCGGCGATCCCTTCTACCGGGTGGCCCGTTGCATGGTGCGGGTGAAATACAATCCGGCCTACCCCTACAACGTGCTGATGATGAAACACGCGCCGTTCATCGCCACGGAGAAATCCGTGCGGGCCCACGAAACCCGTCCCGACGGCCTGGCCCGCTCCGAGGACACCGGCTATCAGGCCAACCTGCGCTACGGCGGCCAGCAGTCGCTGACCCGCGACTGGCTCATGCCGATGCATCAGACCGACACGCTGTTTCACAAGGCGAAGGCGACGGTGGCCTTCCTCTTCGGCGGGGAAGCGGACAACCACGCTGTGAACACCGTGCCCAAGGAGACCCTGGTGAAAATCACCAAGGCCGAGGACGGCGGCATCGGGGGGAAGGGGCTGTGGGAGCCGGCCCGCACGGGCTTCACTCCCGGCCGGGAAAACGAGTTCATGAAGCGCTACCTGGCCGGGGCGCTGGTCCGGGTCAGAACGCGGTGA
- the rplL gene encoding 50S ribosomal protein L7/L12 translates to MGKDEIVEAIGNLTVLELADLVKALEEKFGVSAAAPVAVAAGPMAGGTAAGAPAAVEEQTEFDVILKSVGEKKIQVIKVVRELTGLGLKEAKDLVDGAPKPVKEKVSKQEAEQIKSKLEAEGATVEIK, encoded by the coding sequence CTGGGGAAGGATGAAATCGTCGAGGCCATCGGGAACCTCACCGTCCTGGAACTGGCCGACCTGGTGAAGGCCCTGGAGGAGAAGTTCGGGGTCAGCGCGGCGGCGCCGGTGGCGGTGGCGGCGGGGCCGATGGCGGGGGGGACGGCCGCCGGTGCGCCCGCCGCCGTGGAGGAGCAGACCGAGTTCGACGTCATCCTCAAGAGCGTCGGGGAGAAGAAGATCCAGGTGATCAAGGTCGTCCGGGAGCTCACCGGCCTCGGCCTGAAGGAGGCCAAGGATCTGGTGGACGGCGCCCCCAAGCCCGTCAAGGAGAAGGTGAGCAAGCAGGAGGCCGAGCAGATCAAGAGCAAGCTCGAGGCCGAAGGCGCGACCGTCGAGATCAAATAG
- the rplJ gene encoding 50S ribosomal protein L10 yields the protein MEAQVRRHEHRERTQARPEKVAQVAAIREWLHRAAGVILTDYRGLNVAEIGQLRGRLRDAGARYQVVKNTLLARAAEDLGITGLAPYLEGPTAVAICPDDPVTPARVLQEYIRQMRKLEVKGAFVEGRVLTADEVKSLAEMPAKPQMRAIAVGALKAPLYGLVGVLTGLQRNLVYALSQIQKQKEAAA from the coding sequence ATGGAGGCGCAGGTCCGAAGGCACGAACATCGCGAGCGGACACAGGCCCGGCCCGAAAAGGTCGCGCAGGTGGCCGCCATCCGGGAGTGGCTCCATCGGGCCGCCGGGGTGATCCTCACCGACTACCGCGGGCTGAACGTGGCGGAGATCGGTCAGTTGCGCGGCCGGCTGCGCGACGCCGGCGCCCGGTACCAGGTGGTGAAGAACACCCTGCTGGCGCGGGCCGCGGAAGACCTGGGGATCACGGGCCTGGCGCCCTATCTGGAGGGACCGACGGCGGTGGCGATCTGTCCCGACGATCCGGTCACCCCGGCCCGCGTCCTCCAGGAGTACATCCGGCAGATGCGCAAGCTCGAGGTGAAGGGCGCCTTCGTCGAGGGCCGGGTGCTCACCGCGGACGAGGTCAAGAGCCTGGCCGAGATGCCGGCCAAGCCCCAGATGCGGGCGATCGCCGTCGGCGCCCTGAAGGCGCCGCTGTACGGTCTGGTCGGAGTGCTGACCGGGCTCCAGCGGAACCTGGTGTATGCCTTGAGCCAGATCCAGAAGCAGAAGGAAGCGGCGGCGTAG